One segment of Gordonia terrae DNA contains the following:
- a CDS encoding serine hydrolase yields MATCSAVAVIALVAACDSGSSGTGAPPSGSSPANPNSVAAEPLPADAVDKAVGQLDDLVNSMMESTKIPGVAVAVVSGGETKYAKGFGVKDITTGDAVDANTVFQLASVSKSVGSTVVAAAVTDKTVTWEMPIVESLPWFALAEPYVTRTVTVGDMYSHRSGLPDHAGDKLEDMGYSRDEILQRMRFMPLDPFRISYAYTNFGVTAGGEAVAVKAGTDWATLSQDLIYGPLGMTSTSSRYVDFERRADRAVGHIKEDDKWVKTPIPREPDAQSPAGGVSSTVNDMAIWLKMVLAQGKHNGQEVVAPDALLPAVSPQVVSNPPQTPDSRAGSYGYGFNVGVTEDARTQFNHAGAFASGAGTVFSILPSGDTAIVVLSNAAPVGAVDAIAAEFMDLVQFGEIRNDWRDLYAKAYAPLSVPEGELVGKEQPSNPAPSQPLPSYVGAYANPVYGPAEVVERDGKLVLEMGPGGVRKHELAHWDGNTFTFRLLNENAEPGSISQVTFDGPRMTIEYYDDEESNGEFIRR; encoded by the coding sequence ATGGCCACCTGCTCCGCGGTCGCGGTGATCGCCCTCGTCGCCGCCTGCGACAGCGGGTCGTCGGGGACCGGTGCGCCACCGTCGGGCTCGTCGCCGGCCAATCCGAATTCTGTCGCCGCCGAGCCGCTGCCGGCCGATGCCGTCGACAAGGCGGTCGGACAGCTCGACGACCTCGTCAATTCGATGATGGAGTCGACGAAGATCCCCGGGGTGGCCGTGGCCGTGGTGTCGGGTGGGGAGACGAAGTACGCCAAGGGGTTCGGCGTGAAGGACATCACCACCGGTGACGCGGTCGACGCGAACACCGTCTTCCAGCTCGCGTCGGTGTCGAAGTCGGTCGGATCGACGGTGGTCGCAGCAGCCGTCACCGACAAGACGGTCACCTGGGAGATGCCGATCGTGGAATCGCTGCCCTGGTTCGCGCTCGCCGAACCGTATGTCACCCGCACGGTCACGGTCGGCGACATGTACTCCCACCGGTCCGGCCTCCCGGACCATGCGGGCGACAAACTCGAGGACATGGGTTACTCGCGCGACGAGATCCTGCAGCGCATGCGCTTCATGCCACTCGATCCGTTCCGGATCAGTTACGCCTACACCAACTTCGGGGTGACAGCCGGTGGCGAGGCGGTGGCGGTGAAGGCCGGGACGGACTGGGCGACGCTGTCTCAGGACCTCATCTACGGCCCGCTGGGCATGACCAGCACCAGCTCGCGATACGTCGACTTCGAGCGCCGGGCCGACCGCGCGGTCGGGCACATCAAGGAAGACGACAAGTGGGTCAAGACCCCGATCCCGCGTGAACCCGACGCCCAGTCACCCGCGGGCGGCGTCAGTTCGACCGTGAACGACATGGCGATCTGGCTGAAGATGGTGCTGGCCCAGGGCAAGCACAACGGCCAGGAGGTCGTGGCACCCGACGCCCTGCTCCCGGCGGTCTCACCGCAGGTCGTGTCCAATCCGCCCCAGACGCCCGACTCCCGCGCCGGTTCGTACGGCTACGGCTTCAACGTCGGGGTCACCGAGGACGCGCGGACGCAGTTCAACCACGCCGGGGCCTTCGCCTCGGGCGCCGGAACGGTGTTCTCGATCCTGCCGTCCGGTGACACCGCCATCGTGGTCCTCTCCAACGCCGCGCCCGTCGGTGCGGTGGATGCGATCGCCGCCGAGTTCATGGACCTCGTCCAGTTCGGTGAGATCCGCAACGACTGGCGCGACCTGTACGCCAAGGCGTATGCACCGCTGAGCGTCCCGGAGGGTGAACTCGTCGGCAAAGAACAGCCGTCGAATCCCGCACCGTCGCAACCGCTGCCGTCGTACGTGGGCGCCTATGCCAACCCGGTGTACGGACCGGCGGAGGTCGTCGAACGCGACGGGAAGCTCGTCCTGGAGATGGGTCCGGGCGGGGTGCGCAAACACGAGCTCGCCCACTGGGACGGCAACACCTTCACCTTCAGGCTGCTCAACGAGAACGCCGAGCCGGGTTCGATCTCGCAGGTCACCTTCGACGGACCGCGGATGACGATCGAGTACTACGACGACGAGGAGAGCAACGGCGAGTTCATCCGCCGGTGA
- a CDS encoding NADH:flavin oxidoreductase, with translation MDSATTGPFSPARLGPLQLRNRLIKCATFEGMTPDALVTDELIEFHREVAAGGVAMSTVAYCAISPEGRTDRHQIWMRPEAVPGLQRLTDAIHAEGALAAAQLGHAGAVANSASNRAPSLGPSRIPAPMGMSVTRAISVDDIADLRTTFRRAARLAVDSGFDGLEIHCGHNYLISSFLSPLLNRRRDAYGGSLVNRARIAREVVETVRDEVGDEAAIWVKLNTFDGVGRVDLERSPAARARGRSRLSGFNVDEACRVAQLLESDGHLDAIEPTAGSSLLNPMYLFHGEAPRKEFADAFSGAMKYGLKAFAPIFLKHYRYHDAYLLPLARELRKAVDLPLILLGGVTDRASMDLALAEGFDFVAMGRALLREPDLPLRLAADPTTTSKCIHCNLCMPTIYSHTRCPIRAGEVPDPVTAGR, from the coding sequence GTGGACAGCGCCACCACCGGACCGTTCAGCCCCGCCCGGCTGGGCCCGTTGCAGCTGCGGAACCGGCTGATCAAGTGCGCCACCTTCGAGGGGATGACGCCCGACGCACTGGTGACCGACGAGCTCATCGAGTTCCATCGCGAGGTCGCGGCCGGTGGTGTCGCCATGAGCACCGTCGCCTACTGTGCGATCTCACCCGAGGGCCGCACCGACCGCCACCAGATCTGGATGCGCCCGGAGGCGGTTCCCGGTCTGCAGCGACTCACCGACGCCATCCACGCCGAGGGTGCGCTCGCCGCCGCCCAACTGGGACACGCGGGCGCGGTCGCCAACTCGGCGTCGAACCGGGCCCCCTCCCTCGGGCCGTCACGGATACCCGCGCCGATGGGGATGTCGGTGACCCGCGCGATCAGCGTCGACGACATCGCCGACCTGCGGACCACGTTCCGTCGGGCCGCCCGGCTCGCGGTGGACTCCGGCTTCGACGGGCTCGAGATCCATTGCGGCCACAACTATCTCATCTCCAGCTTCCTGTCTCCCCTGCTGAACCGTCGTCGCGACGCCTACGGCGGGAGCCTCGTCAACCGCGCACGTATCGCACGCGAGGTGGTCGAGACCGTGCGCGACGAGGTCGGCGACGAGGCGGCGATCTGGGTCAAACTGAACACCTTCGACGGCGTCGGCCGGGTCGACCTCGAGCGCTCTCCCGCGGCGCGGGCGCGCGGCCGGTCCAGGTTGAGCGGTTTCAATGTCGACGAGGCGTGCCGGGTCGCGCAGCTGCTGGAGTCCGACGGCCACCTCGACGCCATCGAACCGACGGCCGGAAGTTCACTTCTCAACCCGATGTATCTGTTCCACGGCGAGGCGCCGCGCAAGGAGTTCGCCGACGCCTTCTCCGGCGCGATGAAGTACGGCCTCAAGGCGTTCGCGCCGATCTTCCTGAAGCACTACCGCTATCACGATGCCTACCTGCTGCCCCTTGCGCGTGAGCTCCGCAAGGCCGTCGATCTGCCGCTGATCCTCCTGGGCGGCGTCACCGACCGGGCCTCGATGGACCTCGCTCTCGCCGAGGGTTTCGATTTCGTGGCCATGGGCCGCGCTCTGTTGCGTGAACCCGACCTTCCGCTGCGCCTGGCCGCCGACCCCACGACGACATCGAAGTGCATCCACTGCAACCTCTGCATGCCGACGATCTACTCGCACACCCGATGCCCGATCCGGGCCGGCGAAGTCCCCGACCCGGTGACTGCCGGCCGTTAG
- a CDS encoding TetR/AcrR family transcriptional regulator, giving the protein MTQTTRDERGAGRRGSTPMPTRDALLAVAERLFLADGYDKVSVRAICAAADANPAAVHYHFGTKDDLTIALLQARLGPLWADPLASLDPAGTPISQVVDVVVAPFVDLQADPTGHLHLRLLARFVFAHPGASWTSHWFDLDPFADMLAEAVSGLTASEARRRWALAFQLILLRFGGTETLSTPVVTALAGFVTAGLTAPPPRHE; this is encoded by the coding sequence GTGACCCAGACCACCCGAGATGAACGTGGTGCCGGGCGTCGCGGTTCGACGCCGATGCCCACGCGCGACGCCCTGCTGGCCGTCGCCGAACGTCTCTTCCTCGCCGACGGATACGACAAGGTGTCCGTCCGGGCGATCTGCGCGGCCGCCGACGCCAACCCGGCCGCGGTGCACTATCACTTCGGCACCAAGGACGACCTCACCATCGCGCTGCTGCAGGCCCGGCTCGGTCCGCTGTGGGCCGACCCGCTCGCCTCACTCGACCCGGCCGGCACGCCGATCTCCCAGGTCGTCGACGTGGTGGTGGCCCCTTTCGTCGACCTGCAGGCCGACCCGACCGGACACCTGCACCTACGGCTGCTCGCCCGGTTCGTGTTCGCCCATCCCGGTGCGAGCTGGACGTCGCACTGGTTCGATCTCGACCCCTTCGCGGACATGCTCGCCGAGGCCGTCTCCGGCCTGACCGCGAGCGAGGCGCGCCGGCGCTGGGCCCTCGCCTTCCAGCTCATCCTCCTGCGGTTCGGCGGCACCGAGACGTTGAGCACCCCCGTGGTGACGGCCCTGGCCGGCTTCGTCACCGCCGGACTGACCGCCCCGCCACCGAGACACGAGTGA